TGGGCGCACGCCATCAGAATCCGCTCGCCGGCGCGGTCGTGCGCGACCAATTCGGCCAGGGTTCGGCATTCCGGCGTGCAATACTCCGGGTGCGCATGATCGTTGTAGAATCGCGCTCCGTTGCCGAGCACGAGATCGCTCTTGATTTCGACGAAACTCAGTTCGCGCTCAGCGTCCTGGGCAAAGTATTTCGCCTCGTCGGTGTCCTGGCGAAGCTCGCGAACGCGAAAGCCCCGCATGTCCACGTGCGGATCTTCGCTTTCATAATCCCAGCACATCCAGACGCCGGGTTCGGTGGCGCTGCGGACCAGGGCGATCGACTCGGCCACCACGTCCACTTCGCCGTCGTGCTCGGAGGTGATGCCGAACTCGGTCTCCAGTCCAAATTGGATGATGGGGGAGTTCATGCGGAGTGCCGGGACGCAGAGATCGGATTCATGCGCTCCAGTGAAATCGTCGCAGGCGGTCTCGGCTTCACGGAGCGACTCGCCTAGACGATGCCGCTGCCGAGCGACTCGCTTTTGCGCGGCCGCACCGGGCCCAGACGAACGACATTGTCCGGGTCGAAATCAGTCAGTTTCAGCCAGTCCTCAGTCAGGTCAGTCGCCGGGAACAGGTCATTTTCCGCGTATTCCTTTTCCAGCGCTTGAAGCAAATCCTCCCGTGTCAAGGAGGTGGGCAACTTGGTCTCGATCGAGCGTTTGATGGCCAGACTTTTGGCGCGTTCCACGACGACGGCAATGATAGCGCCGCTGGCCAGGTCGCCGCGGTAAAGCATGTCTTTCTTCCCGCTGCGATAGACGACTTCCAGGAACTGATTCTCTGGGGTGCGATTGAACTGGGCTTGCGTCACGGCCGCCGCCAGGTCGGTTTTCGGTTCAGCCAACGGCAAGCTCTCCCGCAAGTAGATTTCATAGATGCGTTGCGAACCGGCCAGGTCAGGCCGGCGCACCTTGATTTTTCGATCGATGCGGCCCGGACGCAGGATGGCCGGATCGATCAAGTCGGCCCGATTCGATGCGAGGATCACGACGACATTCTGGAGCGGTTCGATGCCGTCCATTTCCGTGCAAAACATCGGGACGAGCGTGCTGAGAATGCTGTGGTATCGTCCGGCGCGACGCGTGCCCAGAATCGACTCGGCTTCGTCAATAAAGAGGAACGCCAGCGCCCCGTCGTTGGCGCGTTCCCGGCATTGCGAGAACAGGTCGCGAACTTGCCGCTCGGATTCGCCGACCCACATGTTCAGGATTTCCGGCCCTTTGACGTGCAGAAAGAATTCGGGATGATCGACGCCGGTTTGAGCCTTCACTTGTTGACGGAGATTGTAGGCCGTTGCTTTTCCAAGCAACGTCTTGCCGCAACCCGGCGGGCCGTAGAGCAGAAAACCCTTCGGCACAGAATGCTCGAAGCGTTTGAAAAGGTCGCGGTGCAGGAACGGCAGTTCGATGGTGTCGCGGATCGCTTGCACCGCTTCTTCCTGACCGCCAATCGCGCTCCACGGCAATTCGGTCACCGTTTCGAGGGAACGCTTGACGCGCTTGCCGACGCCGACCACTTCCAGCGCGACGCGCTGGTTCCCGTCGAGACGCACTTCCAAACCCGGACGCAGTTTTTCTTTGGCCAGCAATGCCGAGCGTTGGAGCACCAGCGGCATCAAGCCGCTTTCCTGGCCGATCCGCAAGCGTCCGTCCGAGAGCAATTCGTCCACGCGGACGATCGGGCCGTTGCGATCGAACCCCAGTCCCTGGACGACGGCGAATGCCTCGTTGCAGAGCACGCGCTGGCCGAGCTGCAAACTGGAAAGCGGGATTTGCGGATCGACGCGGCAGACGTAGTCCGTGGCTCCGATGCAGACGTGCGCTTTGTCCGGTTCCACCGGCATGAGGAACGTGCCGACGCGATAGGCCGGGGACCGCAGTTTCTCCACGATCGCATCCAGTTTCTGGATCGCTTCCTGGGCTTGATAATTGGTTTCTTCGATGGAGGAGACGCGTTCCCGCAGATACACCATGTCGAGGATCGACGGATGACGGGGCGGGAGTTTGCTGATGATGAGATCGACGATTTGCAGCGTGGAGAGCTTTTCCATCTCCTCGTGGGAAAGCAAATCGCTCAACGGGCCTTGGCCTTCGGTCGCGCCACCCGGAAGTTTGTTCAGCGCGGACGGTGGAACTGACTTCTTTTTAGGCTCAGCCATGCCAAGAAATTAACCTGCTGTTGAACTTTTGCAAATAGTCGCTGCGGCAAATCGCACTATTTTTTGCGCGCAGGACGCAACGGGCGATTCCGCAAGATGCGCAGCGCGGCCTGCCGCACCGACGCCGCGAGCTCCGGCGGCTCGATTACGACGGCCTGTCCGCCCCAGGCCAGAATCCACCGCTGGACTTCCACCAGGCTGGAAAGTTTCAGAGACAATTCGACGCCGCCCTCGCTCAGCTCCCGCAACCTCTGCGAGGGATGCCATTTCTTTTCACGAATATAATCGGCCACGAGTTCGCTGAATTGAATTCGAATTTGGTATTCGCCGCTTCCCGCGTGGATGCCAAAACTGTCCTTCAACCTTCGCTCGAGCGAGAATCTCGCCGGGCGAACGAATCGCTGGCCGGTTCTCTCCACGGCCTTGATGCGTGCCGGAACGAACGTGCGGATGTCGCGGCGGAGATGGTCGAACCCGAACAGGAACCACTCGCCGTTGACGTTGGCGAGATGATACGGATCCACGGTTCGGCGCTCCGTGTTCTTCAGGCCCGGCTTCCGATACGTCAGCACGACCCGTTCGCGTTGCGACGTGGCCTTGGCCAGCGCATCAAAGATCTCAAGGTTAAGAATCGGCTCGGCGCTCGTCCGAAACGAAATCGTCTGCTCCCAGTCCGCCAGATTCAGCGAGACGGTTTCCGGCAGCGAAGCCGCCATTTTCTTAAACGCGCTCAGGAGCGGTTTCTCGAAACTTGTTCCGCGATACTGCTGCAGCGCTTTCTCAGCGACCAGAAGAGCAAAAAGCTCGCCTTCCGTGATCTGCAACGTTGGGAAAGATCGAACCTCCTGCGTGTAGTAGTATCCATGCCGGATGGCGTCGTACGCCAGCGGCAATTCCAGCCGTTCTCGCATGAACTCCAGGTCCCGTTGGGCGGTCTTTGAGCTGATCTCCAGCTCCAGGGAGAGCGTTTGCGTGTTGGGAAAAGTTCCTTCCTGAATCGCCTGGTGGATGCGAAGCATTCTCTCCAACGGCGCGCGGTAAAGGGGCTCCGTTCTGGCTCGCTCCGGTTTCGTCATGCCGAATTCGCGGAACTCACCCTAAGGGAGCGGCCTTCAATTACAAGCGCGGAAGATCCTCGTGGTTTACCTTGGCCGTAAACCTGGGGCGAATTCAGCCGTCGGGACTTGCGCACTCCAAACACAACCCCGCCGGCGAACTCGGGGTCATTGTCAAATCTCCCTCCGGAGGAGAACCGAGCGAAATGTCCAAACCAGCGCGCGGACAAGCTGTCCGCGCTCCTTCTTGAAACCCCTTAAACCAACTTGCTCAGCAACTCATCGTTCGTCTTGTGCTTCTTGAGGGCGGCAATCAGCGTTTCCATGGCTTCGACCGGATTCAGATCCACCATCATGCGGCGGAGCTTTCGGATCGCTTCGATGTTTTTCGACGGAAACAACTTTTCCTCTTTGCGCGTGCCGCTCTTGGGAATGTCAATCGCGGGGAACAGGCGGCGGTCGGAGAGCTTCCGGTCCAGAATCAATTCCATGTTGCCGGTGCCTTTGAACTCCTGGAAAATCAATTCGTCCATCCGTGAACCGGTATCGACGAGCGCCGTGGCCAGGATCGTCAACGACCCGCCTTCTTCGATCTTGCGCGCAGCGGCGAACATCTTGCGGGGTATTTCCAGCGCGCGCGCGTCCACACCGCCCGTCATCGTCCGGCCGCTGCCGCCGTGCACGCTGTTGTAAGCGCGCGCGACGCGCGTGATGGAATCCAGGAGCACGAAGACGTCTTTGCTCGCTTCGACCATCCGGCGACAGCGCTCGATCATGAATCGCGACAGCCGGACGTGTGTTTCCAGGTCCATGTCATTGGAGGAGGCGACCACCTCGGCTTTGACCGAGCGTTGAAAATCCGTGACCTCTTCCGGGCGTTCATCAATGAGAAGCACGAGCACGTGCACTTCCGGATGGTTGGCAGTCACAGCGTTTGCGATCTGCTTCAAAATAGTGGTCTTGCCGCTTCGCGGCGGAGATACGATCAAACCGCGTGTGCCTTTGCCAATCGGGGTGACCAGATCGATGATCCGGGTCTCGATCAGGTCCGGCGTGGTTTCGAGGAGGAATTTCTCGTGCGGGTCGATGGTGGTGAGATTCTCGAACCGCATGGCCTTGGTGTATTCGGAGAACGGCATGTTGTTGACCTTCTCCACCTCGCGCAGTTGCGGACTGCTCCCGCGGTGCGGCGGTTGCGTCGGCCCGTACACCAGGCAACCTTCGCGCAGGAAGTTTTTCTTGATCGTGTCCGGCGTGACGAAGATGTCCGTCGGTTTCGGTTGAAAATGATTCTCGGCCGAACGAAGAAAACCGAAGCCTTTGTCGGAAATCTCCAGATAACCGGAACCGCGTTCCTGGTTTGTCTTCGTCGTCGTTTCAGTCGCAGTACTGTTCGTACTCATATCGATGCTCTATGGTGTTCAAGCGGTGTCTGTCCCGATGCGGTGACCCAGTAATGCAGGCGCTTGAAATCTGAATTAGGGAGAACCGCAGACCCGAAATTATTTCATGTTACCCGACAAGGGGCCCAGCGGTTAGACCTGTGACACGCGGAATCTAAGCGCAAAGCCCCGCCTGTGCAACAAATATTTTCCGCTCAATTCCGCTCATTCCCGAAGATCTTGATGTGGCCACGGATGACACGCATGAGCACCGATAGGAACTTCGGTGATCCAGGTCACTCCCTTCTCCATCCGTGTGCTCCGGTGTAATCCGTGTTTAATTGTTGCGGCAGCCGCAATAGGGGCTCAAGCGGCCAGGGCCCGGTCAATGCGTTTCAGCACCTGTTCTTTGCCCAATACCTCCAGCAGGTGATAGAGACTTGGTCCGGAAGTCCGACCGGTACAGGCGAACCGGCACGGGTGCACCAGAGCGCCGACCTTGGCCCCCAGGCTCCGAGCCGTCTCCTTCAGCGCGACCTCAACCGCGGTCGCGTTAAAGTGCTCCAACTCCGCAAAGGCCGCGCGCAAGCTCGACAGCCGGGCGCGTTCGTCCTGACCAAGATTCGCCTTCGCCGCCGCCGGGTCGTGAGCGAGTTCATCGACGAAATAAAATCCGGCGTAATCCGCCAGTTCGGAGAATTGTTTGATCTTGCCCACGCAAGTTTCCAGCGCGGCGCGAATGTACTGCGGGCTGAAACGGGCCACTGGCAAGCCCGCGCGATTCAACGCCTGCACGCCGAGGTCCTGGAAACGCTCCCGGCTCATCGTTCGGATGTATTCGCCGTTGAGCCATTGGAGTTTGCTCGCGTCGAAGCGCGCGTTGTGGCGGAGAATCTGCGGCAGATCGAAGAGCTGAACGATTTCCTCTCGGGCCAACACTTCGCGATTCTGCTTTGGCGACCAGCCCAGCAAACAGAGATAGTTCACCACCGCGTCGGGGACGCACCCTTCCGCTTCGTAAGCGGTGAGCGACGCGCCTTTGTCGCGTTTGCTCATCTTGGTGCCGTCGGGGTTCAGGATCAGCGGGATGTGGGCGTAGGCAGGAGGTTCGGCGCCAAACGCCTGAAACAGCGCGATGTGTTTGGAGGTGTTGGAAAGATGATCTTCGCCGCGGATCACGTGAGTCACCCGCATTTCCAGATCATCAATCACATTTACCAGGTGAAACACCGGCTGGCCGTCCGAACGCACAATCACAAAATCCGGATCCTCGATTTCGCGGTCGGTCAATTCCCGCTTCACCTCGCCGACAATCAGGTCGCGAATGAGGATCGGCTCACGGGTCATTCTGAATTTCACCGCGCCTTCGTGTTCGTAAGCGCAGCCCTTTTGAATCAGCTCTGCCACGCGCTGTTTGTAGATGGGTCCGCGCTGCGATTGAAAGTACGGGCCGAAACTGCCTCGGCTTGCGCCTTTGGGATCACCGCTGGTCGGCCCTTCGTCCCAATCCAGTCCAAGCCATCGCAACCCGTTCAGAATCACTTCGACCGCTTCCTGCGTGTTGCGGGCGGCATCCGTGTCTTCAATGCGGAGAACGAACGTTCCGCCCGTGTGTCGGGCATACAGCCAGTTGAAGAGCGCCGTCCGGGCGCCTCCAATATGAAGGAAGCCCGTGGGACTGGGCGCGAAACGAACGCGGACACTCATAAAGTCAGTCTCATGATTAGGATCTGGAATCAGTCGCGCGAAGATACGGTTGTCGCCGGGGCACTGGCAACACCGCTGTTGAAAGACAAAAAAAGACCGGGCAATGCAGCCCGGTCTTCGCGAGTAGTCAGCCGAAATTACGGGGCCAGCAGGCGGTAGAACTTGCGCGGGCCCGCCGTTTGCGCGTTGAATGTGCCCTGCGGATTGCCGGCCACATCCGTCCAAGGGCCGGTCACGTCCGAAGCTTCTTGCAGCTTTCCGCCCCCGGTCCAGGTGATCGTGAGCGTGGTTCCGCTCAGAGTCGATTTGCCAAACGCGGGCCTGCCTCCCACCGGAGGAGCAACTCCCCCCGTGGCCCGCGTCACCACCACGCCGTACATGTTTAGGCCGGCGTTGTCCGCTTGCTTGAGTTGGAAGGTGCCGGCCGGAAAGGCTTTTGTATAGACCGAATACCATTGGTTGATCGTTCCGTCCGCGCCTTCGTCAATGCCCACTTCGTCCGGAGCGGTCGCGCTGCCCGCGCGATTCTTGCCCGACACCATCGGTTTCCACCCTTCAACCAGCACCCATTGCATTTTCGTGGGGCCTAGCGCAGGAGGCGTGTTGTTGGCGCTGTTCGGGTCGCCCAGACGATTGTCGATCAACAGATAGACTTGCACGGCCTGCGCGACAGTCACATCCAGGCGATAGCCCGCGTTGTCGCGATTGTCATTGCCGGACATGATGTATTCGCCGCCGACCAGGTAAGCAGGAATCGACACGGTGTCCGAGGCGTTGGTGTAGCGATGATTGCGGTCCACAAACGCCGGGGAATGATTGCCGAAAAGCCCGACGGTGTACTTCTCCCCGATCACGGCACCCGGGATAGGTTCATTGGCGACGGAAACCGGGAACGTTTGGCCGGTCCACTTCGCGATGATCGTGTCAGTCGCTTCGTTGTCGCCCCCTGTTTCCACAACGTTCGTGATGATTGCCGGGACCGGTGCGCCGCCCGCAGGCGTCGTCGGATCATCCTTTGGATCGGGATGGCTGATGACCGTGAAGAGGTTCACTTCCCGCGGTGAAGTCACGCCCAGTTCGGCTTTGTTCTGAAGATTGATTTCGCCCTTGGCCGCGATGCAGATTTCTTTCGTAGTCGTAGCCACACTCATCTGCAACGTGCGGATTCCGCCCGTCTTGGACGCGTTCAAAAACGCGAGGAAACTTTTGGTCAACGGCGTGAAGGCTTTCTTGGCGCCGTCAAAGGCCAGCACGCGCGCGGCGACCTGCTGTTGCTCGTAACCCGGCGGCTTGGAAACCCACGAGACCGTCAGGCGGTTCAACGCGTCCACAGCGATATTGACGCGGTCGAAGTCACCCGTGAAGGCCGGCTCGCTCACTTCCGTGACGGCGACGAACTTTTGATCGCGGGAATCAAACGCGGCGACTTTCACCAAAGCACCGCTGGTCACCTTGCCCGCCAGAAAGACATACGGGCTGTTGATATGACTGGCGATGCGGGTACCATCACCCCGGCCCCCGTCGAACGTTTCACCAGAAGCGCTCTGGGCCACAGTGCCCTTCAGATTGCCGGCATTGTCGTAGAACCGGAGGTTGCCGTTGACGCGAACGCAAAAACCGCCTTGATACGCCGCCACGTTCGACCAGATCTGGCCCATGTCAATCGTGAACGAATCTTTCACGATCGTTCCGTCCGGCGCGATGATCACCGCAGTGGCGGCACGGTCGGTCGCCCGAGCATTCGAGCGGTCATCGGCCACGACGACGAAATTCCCGTTATCCAGTCCTGCGACGTCTCCGCCAAAACGTCCGATTTCAGGCGTGACTGCGGGCGTTCCCGAAGTCAGCCGTCCATTCACCGCGTCGATGGCTCTACTCAACGAAGTTTGAGTCAACGTCGCCGCATCCAGTTTGAAGGTCTGAACCACGGCATAACGGCCATCCGCACCGCGATCGAATCCTAGCGTCCATCTCTTGTCCGAGCCGAACGCCGGAAACACGTGCGGGGAAGCTTCGCCGCCGACGATGAAATTGACCGCGCCAGGCCGCTTGTCTCCGGCGACACGGCCTGGATTTCCGTTTTGGCGCGAGGCATTGATCTGGCCTTTGTAAGGTTTGCCGTCATCACCGAAGAACCCATCGCCCAGTTTCATGGGTTTGCCGTCCACAGGTTGGAGCGCCACAACGTATCGTTGTTCGGTCGCCGAGCCGTCCGCGAAGGTGTTGCCTCCGATCAAGAAAACGCTGTTGCCCAGGACGCTGATATACGGCTCCCAGTTTCCGAGGGCATCGGCCTGCGGATTGATGACGGGTGTGTCGGCGACAATCCGCTTTAGTCCGACGGACTCCACGCTGCCGGCGGTGAAGGTGCTGAACATTCTCCCGGCGACCACGCGTTTGTCGGGAGAGGTTGGCTCGTTCCGACTCTGCCAGACCACAACGGCCAGGCCCCCGCGCCAAGCGACGCGCGCTTGCCGAGATTCCAGGGTTGCACCTGGCCCATTCTCGATCTCACTGACGTAAAACGTGCCGCCCAGTGGGTTACCCCTCTCATCAAACATCCGCCCAAGCACCAGCCGGTTCGCTCCGCCCGTGGCGCTCGTATCGTCAAACACCGCGATTACGCGCCCGCTGGCATCAATGGCCGCGTCCACGCGATCCGGTCCATTTAGCGTAATGTCGTCAGCCACGGCGCGCGACCACCGCACGCTGCCGTTCGTGGAGTTCAGGACCGTGAGCCAAACCTGTTTGGCGCCTTGTTCATCCGTGCCGCTGTTCACGACGACGTAGGCATCGACACCATTTCCGTGAAAACCCAGTCCATCACCGCGCCCGCCGTTGGCGGCCCCCGCTTTTCCGGTGATCTTGGCGATATCGATGTTTGTCGAGATCGGCGCGCCGCTGTTGTCGAACAAGCGGACCGCACCCACGCCGCTCCAGGAAAACCGAACGGCGAACCCGTTTTTGGTGACTCCGACGCCGTGCCAGATCTCACTCTTCACCGGTTCGGAACTGACCAGCCCAACAGGTCGGAGCTCTTTCCCGGTGGGATCGACAATGCGGTAGATCGCGTGATTCTCGGCGGAGGCGCCTTTGTACTTATCGACTAGGTCCTGTTTCTGACGGCTCTCGCCGACGATGACGATGTTGCCATTGGAAAGGTACTCCCAGTCGCCGATGCGGATGTCTCCGCCCGTGTCGGCATAGGCATCATCGACTCCGGAGACGATGCCGATGGGCTTGCCATCGTTTGTTAGCAATTGGACGGCAGGAAAATCGCCCGCATCTCCCGCGGGTGTTGTTTGGATGCTGGCGAATTCCGGCACATCCAAACCCAGTTCGAAGGCAGTCGCCCCCATGCCGAAACCGTCGCCGAACAAGTTCGCTTTGATTTTTGGACCCCAGGAAGTGTGCCCGGAAACCGGGGTGCCATCCTTCCGGAAGAAAGCGCGGTACCTGGTGGTCACTTTGGTGCCATCTGCTTTGTGGACTTCGCCGTCGGAACTCAAGGCTTTGCCCGCGGGATCGAACAGCATCCAAACCGCCTCGAAGTCCGTGACGCCGTCACCGTCATCTTCCCACCCGACGATGACATTTCCATTATTGGCGATCGCGACGCCCAGACTTTCCACTTTGCCATTATTAAGGTTGTCCGGCGGGACGTTGATGTAGAACGTATCGGTCTTCGGCAGAAGGCCGTTGTCCTCCGGATTGCCTGGTTGTTTAGTCTGCGCCGTGGCGATTTGAGCCAGGGCGAAGGCCAGGATAGTGATGCTTGCGAGATGTGCTTTCATGTGCGTATCGGGAATAGTTTTTTTGCCTTTGTGTCTTGCCATCACCAGGCTGACGCATGCTGCAGCCATCCCACGAAAAAGCGAAACGCCTGGGAACACAGGGTCGAACCGCATTGGAATCGTGGAGAAAGAGCAAACAGTTTCATGCCTGGAACCAAAGCTGAACAGGCGGGAATCATGAATTGAATCCGGTTGACTTGTCAACGCTTTACGTCTGTCCAAACGTAATTCTATGACGCCACGCCTCCGGCGCCGGCGCGAAAAGAAATACTTCTTGCTTTGCGGGCCGGCTGTGACATTGTCCCCCCCACTTAGATTTGATTGTCCAGCTTCCGCAGACCTGGTGAATCTTCAGTTGAACCCGTTTCAGTGATGATTTGAAACCCGGCAGCCGGGAACGGTCCCGCAAGCAGCAAGTCAGTCTAGTCGAATAACATCATCATAATGAACACGAAATTGTATGTCGGGAATCTATCCTTCGACACCACCGAAAACGACCTCCAGGACACTTTCACGGCCTTCGGCCCGGTCACGGAAGTGAATCTCATCACGGATCGCAGCACCGGGCGCTCCAGGGGCTTTGCCTTCGTCACTATGGCCACGCCCGAGGGGGCGAAAGCGGCGATTGAGGGGATGGCGGGCAAAAGCATCGGCGGCCGCAATCTCACCGTGAACGAGGCGCGTCCGCGCGAAGAACGCGGCGGCGGGGAAGGTTTTAGTCGAGGCCCGCGCCGTCAACAATACTCACGACATTAACGATGACTTCGCGTCCGCGCGGCTCAGCATTCCCACGAAAACCAGATGAGCGACGAACATCTTGAACTGGAAGGAACCGTGGCCACGGTTCTGCCCGGAACAATGTTCCGCGTCCGGCTCGACAATGATCGCGAAGTCCTCGCGCATTTGTCCGGCAAAATGCGCAAACACTTCGTGCGGCTGACCACCGGCGATCGCGTCCGGCTGGAAATGTCGCCCTACGATTTGACAAAGGCCCGAATTACTTACCGCCTCCGCTGATCCGCTCCAATGGGGACGGATGAACGGAGGCATTTTACTCAGCGATGATGTCTTTATTTATTTTTTGGACCACAATCGGAGTTGTACTCGGCACCGTTTACAGCTCATTTTTTGAATGGACCTTGCATCGCTATCTGATGCACCAGCCAGTCGGGGTCTTCACCTACCCCTTCGAGCGCCACGCCCTGGTCCATCACCGCATCTTCCGCGCGGACTACACGTATCACCTGATTGACGAAAAGGACAAGCCGACCATCCCCATGGCGTGGTGGAACGGCCCTTTGCTGATCGCCGCTTGCCAGATTCCTTTTGTCCTGGCCTCCTGGTGGTCCGGTCACTGGGGTATTGTGTGCGGCTCCCTGCTGGCTTGCAGCGCTTACTACGGCGCTTACGAATACCTCCACTGGTGCATGCACTTGCCGCGGCAACGGAACGTCGAACGTTCCGGCATCTTCTTCCGGTTGAACGGGCACCATTTGCTCCATCACCGTTACATGCACAAGAACTTCAACGTCGTGTTCCCGCTCGCGGATCTTTGCCTGGGCACACTGCTGCTGCGTTCCAAAGTGCATTTCAAACAAGCGGAAGGCGCTTCGGTGCCGAACGTGCAGCCAAAAGCTCCGCAGCACGCCCTGGCCGTTGGTCCGTAGCGTCGCTCAAGAAGTGGCAGAACGTTGTCGCGGCCCCGGAGCAGTGTATCGGAGTAACGGCCGACGACTTCATTATCCAATGCCGCAGCCAAACCGAAGCGCAAGCCGCTTTGGATGAGGTGAAGCACTGGGTGGAAGCCGAAGGTTTGCAACTGCACCCGACCAAGACCCGCCTCGTGGACGCCACGCAACGTGGGGGATTCGACTTTCTGGGTTATTAATGGCCTCGGCAGAAGAGCCAGGAGAAGTTGAAAGAAACGATTCGCGGTGGTCGATGGCGCGGGCCCAATTTTCCGGGCGTCGCCCGCGCAGCCCCTTTTCAAAGTGCGCGTTCCGACGCGCGGGCTTTTGAGCCAGTACCAACCGAGCGATGACGGCCAGCGTCTTCTCGTGAACACGTTGAGCGAGCAAGCGCAGACCCCGCGGACGCTCACCGTCGTGCTGAACTGGCCATCGCTGGTGAAGAAGAGAGAAACCGGCCGGGTTGCAGAAACGCCCTCCTCGCCTCAGAGTTTTCAGACAGGCTCTTAAGATTCGTCTGGGGAGAGTGGTCGGGGCGGTGAGATTTGAACTCACGACCTTCTGAACCCCATTCAGACGCGCTACCAAGCTACGCTACGCCCCGACCAAGAGTCGCAACCGTCAGTTGCGCCGAGTCAGGATAGTAGGCGCGGGGAATCCGAATTCAATGCTTTTCGCGAGGCCATTGCGAAGTAGCCCAGGCTTTCGAGCCTGCGGGTTCACGGAGCTTTCCAGCTCCGTTTCCCGAGCGGCACTGCCGGGGACTGGAAAGTCTCCCAAACCGGCAGGCTGGAAAGCCGGCTGGAAAGCCTGCCCCACAACGCCAAGGTTCTTGCATGAGAAAAAGCGGATGACATCAACAGCTCCCACGCCGTGCGACTGAGGTTCAAGTTCCTGAGGCCATCTGACCCTTTGAGGTGAACCAACCCGGCTTTGAGTCAGGATCGCGGCGGCAAGAACGGCCAATGCCAATGCCCCCACCCGAATCCGATCCACGCAATCTTCTTTCTGCTCCTGGTCGTCATGCTTGCTCGTGGCCGTCTTCCCAGCCCCGGAATCTCTCTTGCCTCCGTGTCCTCCTGTTGAAATTCAATTTCCCGACGCCGGGTCGGTGTAAGTAATCTCCATCGGCGGCATCGCGCCGCCCGGCCCTTGGAGGTAATGCTCCATCCATTGCATCAGTCGGAGATTGTAATCCAGACGCGCCGCGGCCTTGCGGTTGCCATGCACTTCGCCCGGATAAAGGACCAATCGCACCGGCGCCCGATTGTGCAGTTTGAGATGGCGATAGAGTTCCCGCGACTGGCCGACGTTCACGCGTGGGTCGTCCTTGCCGTGCAGAATCAGCAAGGGCGTGCGGCCTTGCGCGGCATGGTAGATCGGGCTGCGTTCGAGCAGGAATTTCCAATCGTCCCAGGGCCGCTTCAAGGAGTGGACATAGAACTCTTCATTCGGAATGTCCGTCGTGCCGACCTTGGAAAGCTTGTCGCTGATGCCGACAAACATCACGCCGGCGGCGAATCGTTCGGAGTAACGCGTCGAGCACCACGCCGTGGCGTAACCGCCGTAGGAACCGCCCGTGACGCCGACTTTTGCGCGATCCGCCAGCCCGATTGAGATCAGGTGGTCCACCGCGTCGATCAAGTCGTCGAATTCCTTCCCGGCGGCGTCGCCCTGGCCAAGTTTGGAAAACGCCACGCCGCGGCCGGTGCTGCCGCGGTAATTTGGATAGAACACGGCCATGCCGCGCGCCGCCGCCACCTGGCCGGGCAAACTGTAAGTCGTCAGCCAGCCGTGGCTCACATGCGCTTCAGGTCCGCCGTGCACGGCCAGGATCAACGGGTAACGCGTCCCAGGTTTTTCATCGAGCGGACGGATGAGG
Above is a window of Verrucomicrobiota bacterium DNA encoding:
- a CDS encoding transcription termination factor Rho — its product is MSTNSTATETTTKTNQERGSGYLEISDKGFGFLRSAENHFQPKPTDIFVTPDTIKKNFLREGCLVYGPTQPPHRGSSPQLREVEKVNNMPFSEYTKAMRFENLTTIDPHEKFLLETTPDLIETRIIDLVTPIGKGTRGLIVSPPRSGKTTILKQIANAVTANHPEVHVLVLLIDERPEEVTDFQRSVKAEVVASSNDMDLETHVRLSRFMIERCRRMVEASKDVFVLLDSITRVARAYNSVHGGSGRTMTGGVDARALEIPRKMFAAARKIEEGGSLTILATALVDTGSRMDELIFQEFKGTGNMELILDRKLSDRRLFPAIDIPKSGTRKEEKLFPSKNIEAIRKLRRMMVDLNPVEAMETLIAALKKHKTNDELLSKLV
- a CDS encoding AAA family ATPase — its product is MAEPKKKSVPPSALNKLPGGATEGQGPLSDLLSHEEMEKLSTLQIVDLIISKLPPRHPSILDMVYLRERVSSIEETNYQAQEAIQKLDAIVEKLRSPAYRVGTFLMPVEPDKAHVCIGATDYVCRVDPQIPLSSLQLGQRVLCNEAFAVVQGLGFDRNGPIVRVDELLSDGRLRIGQESGLMPLVLQRSALLAKEKLRPGLEVRLDGNQRVALEVVGVGKRVKRSLETVTELPWSAIGGQEEAVQAIRDTIELPFLHRDLFKRFEHSVPKGFLLYGPPGCGKTLLGKATAYNLRQQVKAQTGVDHPEFFLHVKGPEILNMWVGESERQVRDLFSQCRERANDGALAFLFIDEAESILGTRRAGRYHSILSTLVPMFCTEMDGIEPLQNVVVILASNRADLIDPAILRPGRIDRKIKVRRPDLAGSQRIYEIYLRESLPLAEPKTDLAAAVTQAQFNRTPENQFLEVVYRSGKKDMLYRGDLASGAIIAVVVERAKSLAIKRSIETKLPTSLTREDLLQALEKEYAENDLFPATDLTEDWLKLTDFDPDNVVRLGPVRPRKSESLGSGIV
- a CDS encoding WYL domain-containing protein — its product is MTKPERARTEPLYRAPLERMLRIHQAIQEGTFPNTQTLSLELEISSKTAQRDLEFMRERLELPLAYDAIRHGYYYTQEVRSFPTLQITEGELFALLVAEKALQQYRGTSFEKPLLSAFKKMAASLPETVSLNLADWEQTISFRTSAEPILNLEIFDALAKATSQRERVVLTYRKPGLKNTERRTVDPYHLANVNGEWFLFGFDHLRRDIRTFVPARIKAVERTGQRFVRPARFSLERRLKDSFGIHAGSGEYQIRIQFSELVADYIREKKWHPSQRLRELSEGGVELSLKLSSLVEVQRWILAWGGQAVVIEPPELAASVRQAALRILRNRPLRPARKK
- the infA gene encoding translation initiation factor IF-1 — translated: MSDEHLELEGTVATVLPGTMFRVRLDNDREVLAHLSGKMRKHFVRLTTGDRVRLEMSPYDLTKARITYRLR
- a CDS encoding fatty acid hydroxylase, translating into MSLFIFWTTIGVVLGTVYSSFFEWTLHRYLMHQPVGVFTYPFERHALVHHRIFRADYTYHLIDEKDKPTIPMAWWNGPLLIAACQIPFVLASWWSGHWGIVCGSLLACSAYYGAYEYLHWCMHLPRQRNVERSGIFFRLNGHHLLHHRYMHKNFNVVFPLADLCLGTLLLRSKVHFKQAEGASVPNVQPKAPQHALAVGP
- a CDS encoding glutamate--tRNA ligase translates to MSVRVRFAPSPTGFLHIGGARTALFNWLYARHTGGTFVLRIEDTDAARNTQEAVEVILNGLRWLGLDWDEGPTSGDPKGASRGSFGPYFQSQRGPIYKQRVAELIQKGCAYEHEGAVKFRMTREPILIRDLIVGEVKRELTDREIEDPDFVIVRSDGQPVFHLVNVIDDLEMRVTHVIRGEDHLSNTSKHIALFQAFGAEPPAYAHIPLILNPDGTKMSKRDKGASLTAYEAEGCVPDAVVNYLCLLGWSPKQNREVLAREEIVQLFDLPQILRHNARFDASKLQWLNGEYIRTMSRERFQDLGVQALNRAGLPVARFSPQYIRAALETCVGKIKQFSELADYAGFYFVDELAHDPAAAKANLGQDERARLSSLRAAFAELEHFNATAVEVALKETARSLGAKVGALVHPCRFACTGRTSGPSLYHLLEVLGKEQVLKRIDRALAA
- a CDS encoding RNA-binding protein; this translates as MNTKLYVGNLSFDTTENDLQDTFTAFGPVTEVNLITDRSTGRSRGFAFVTMATPEGAKAAIEGMAGKSIGGRNLTVNEARPREERGGGEGFSRGPRRQQYSRH